The following coding sequences are from one Pocillopora verrucosa isolate sample1 chromosome 5, ASM3666991v2, whole genome shotgun sequence window:
- the LOC131770447 gene encoding uncharacterized protein, whose protein sequence is MAYSVLRLFLIFGLHFSRCYSKPVNDGNTRDTNGQERDSPYAMRTKLDEIANRDYETVHGRILAVNMAHLRKKRQTANIETQSGGTVFDRIKEANNGNISQFYQGDIVLDPELKEYIKTGGNSRNAIRGRKRLWTSRIIPYWVPSHMSHITSNVRVAINEFHRTTCLRFVNYYSGYHKNYIEFSNKDGCSSRVGKRYHSPGKQIISIGPGCNNVGTIIHEIMHAIGFFHEQSRMDRDKYVRINWENILTGFSDQFDRYSWRTIDHLGVSYDYQSIMHYDRLAFTKNGEPTIVAVGNENMEFGSPSRRLSSRDILEINALYDCKATTSYGWATWSGWTPCDEKCYRTRERYCYHSGNIKSCGGNVNGYGVEIQRVKCSSSICPAPIDGHWGRWSDWGSCSKTCNDGIRKRFRKCDNPSPAHGGKNCQGYERGQEMCILKRCHLEKDDVDFENSRLGMWGNSNTDNLNWNFNRGFTSTIHTGPDKDHTNGQGFYLYVESSLTRPGQRAELVSPWTPARRGGQCLKFYYTMYGSTMGSLAIKLQLSNGKNWLIFYKHGNQGKGWKKGMGNINVPLGLSYKLTIQGTIGQAGYSDIAIDDVYIDPGLCKCQDDYFTCHIWATKGECSANKKWMRENCKRSCNACGAISATTPPPANCEDDSQYKGQCPGWAKIGECQKNPAWMKLHCRKSCKICAPGVTACRDSDKRCSAWAKIGECTKNPLWMKPNCKLSCKQC, encoded by the exons ATGGCATACTCAGTGCTGcgtttatttctcatttttggCCTTCACTTTTCTCGGTGCTACTCAAAGCCTGTCAATGACGGGAATACAAGAGACACAA ACGGACAGGAGAGAGACTCGCCATACGCGATGAGAACTAAATTGGATGAAATTGCTAACAGAG ATTATGAAACAGTACATGGTCGCATCTTAGCAGTCAACATGGCGCatctcaggaaaaaaagacaaacagcgAACATAGAAACTCAGTCAGGAGGAACGGTGTTTGACAGAATAAAGGAAGCTAACAATG GAAACATTTCACAATTCTACCAAGGCGACATTGTGCTGGATCCTGAGTTGAAGGAGTATATAAAAACTGGTGGCAACTCGCGAAATGCAATAAGAGGTCGTAAAAGACTGTGGACCAGTCGCATCATACCCTATTGGGTCCCTTCGCACATGA gtcatATAACTTCAAATGTCCGTGTGGCCATTAACGAGTTTCACAGAACGACATGTTTACGATTTGTAAATTACTACAGTGGCTATCATAAAAACTACATTGAATTTAGCAATAAAGATGG aTGCTCATCCAGGGTAGGAAAGAGATATCATTCCCCTGGTAAACAAATCATCTCCATCGGACCCGGATGTAATAACGTAGGAACCATAATTCACGAGATAATGCACGCCATAG GTTTCTTCCACGAGCAATCACGGATGGACAGAGATAAATACGTGAGAATAAACTGGGAGAACATTCTAACTG gatTCTCAGACCAGTTTGATAGATACAGCTGGAGGACGATCGACCATTTGGGTGTATCGTACGACTATCAGTCTATCATGCACTACGATCGTCTTGCGTTTACAAAAAACGGAGAGCCAACCATCGTTGCTGTTGGGAATGAAAATATGGAATTTGGTTCACCATCCAGGAGGCTCAGCTCaagagatattttggaaatAAACGCTCTGTACGATTGCAAAGCAA CTACATCGTATGGATGGGCCACTTGGTCTGGATGGACTCCATGTGATGAAAAATGTTATCGAACTCGCGAGAGGTACTGCTATCACTCTGGCAACATCAAGTCTTGTGGGGGAAATGTGAATGGGTACGGAGTGGAAATTCAAAGAGTAAAATGTTCGTCGTCTATATGTCCAG CTCCTATTGATGGACACTGGGGTCGCTGGTCAGATTGGGGAAGTTGCAGCAAAACGTGCAATGATGGTATCAGGAAACGCTTTCGAAAGTGTGACAATCCCTCTCCCGCTCATGGGGGGAAAAATTGCCAAGGTTATGAGAGGGGGCAAGAAATGTGTATTTTGAAGAGATGTCATCTGG aaaaAGATGATGtagattttgaaaattctcgTCTTGGGATGTGGGGGAATTCTAATACTGACAACCTCAACTGGAATTTTAATCGCGGCTTCACATCAACGATCCACACGGGCCCTGACAAGGATCATACAAACGGTCAAG GCTTTTACTTGTACGTTGAATCTTCATTAACCCGCCCTGGACAAAGAGCAGAACTTGTGAGCCCCTGGACCCCGGCGAGGAGAGGCGGACAATGCCTAAAATTTTACTACACCATGTACGGTAGTACAATGGGAAGTCTGGCCATCAAGCTACAATTATCAAACGGCAAAAACTGGCTTATTTTCTACAAGCATGGTAACCAAGGGAAAGGCTGGAAGAAAGGGATGGGAAACATCAATGTTCCCCTGGGATTGTCGTATAAG CTAACTATTCAAGGCACAATAGGTCAGGCTGGATACTCAGATATTGCCATTGATGATGTGTACATCGATCCCGGACTATGCA AGTGTCAAGATGATTATTTCACCTGTCATATCTGGGCGACCAAAGGTGAATGTTCAGCCAACAAAAAGTGGATGAGAGAAAACTGCAAGAGGAGTTGCAACGCTTGCGGAG CAATCAGTGCTACAACACCACCTCCTGCTAACTGTGAGGATGACAGTCAATACAAAGGTCAGTGCCCTGGTTGGGCTAAAATCGGTGAATGTCAGAAGAATCCAGCCTGGATGAAGCTTCACTGTCGAAAAAGCTGCAAGATCTGCG
- the LOC131770437 gene encoding delta-like protein 4 produces the protein MYYVVIVFALVCSGGFQAVVKGSSIRKQDNPCYPGLCKNGGVCRAKTPDEGYGYYCLCIEGFGGDNCEIRTGTPIVKRNSPCFSRPCMNGGVCRAKTPDEGFGYYCLCPEGFRGKNCQEGGK, from the exons aTGTATTACGTTGTAATAGTCTTTGCTCTCGTTTGCTCAGGAGGATTTCAAGCTGTGGTGAAAG GTTCTTCGATCAGGAAACAAGACAACCCTTGTTATCCAGGACTGTGTAAGAACGGTGGCGTATGTCGTGCTAAAACACCCGATGAAGGCTATGGTTATTACTGTTTGTGTATTGAAGGTTTCGGAGGAGATAATTGTGAAATACGTACAG GTACACCCATCGTAAAGAGAAACAGCCCTTGTTTCTCAAGACCATGCATGAATGGAGGCGTTTGTCGAGCTAAAACGCCTGACGAGGGCTTTGGATATTACTGTCTGTGCCCTGAGGGCTTCAGAGGGAAGAATTGCCAAGAAG GTGGAAAGTAA
- the LOC131770513 gene encoding putative tyrosinase-like protein tyr-3, producing the protein MHCLTIIIALLVFGECRVLVQGSSIRRTVSPCFSKPCLNGGQCRVSRKDLDYICLCPEGFHGKNCQEETGVETCKDTNEVQCPIWADRGDCETNPHWMKVKCQKSCNTCGCADSNVQCPAWAKLDECFNNPQWMKRNCRFSCEQCQEPQIEA; encoded by the exons ATGCATTGCCTTACGATAATTATTGCTCTTCTTGTCTTTGGAGAATGTCGAGTTCTTGTGCAAG GTTCTTCAATCAGGAGAACAGTTAGCCCTTGTTTTTCAAAACCATGCCTGAATGGAGGTCAATGCCGAGTGTCTCGGAAGGACTTAGATTATATCTGCCTGTGCCCTGAAGGTTTTCACGGAAAAAATTGCCAAGAAG AAACAGGAGTAGAAACTTGCAAAGACACCAACGAGGTCCAATGTCCTATTTGGGCTGATAGAGGCGATTGCGAAACAAACCCGCACTGGATGAAAGTAAAGTGTCAGAAAAGCTGCAACACTTGTG GGTGCGCAGACTCGAACGTCCAATGTCCCGCATGGGCTAAACTTGATGAATGCTTTAATAACCCGCAATGGATGAAGCGTAACTGTAGGTTTAGCTGTGAGCAGTGCCAAGAGCCGCAGATAGAG GCTTGA